From the Lysinibacillus fusiformis genome, the window GAACATTAACAGTTAAAACGCAAAATGGTATTGCTTACACTACTGGAAAAGAAACAGCAGTAAAAGCAGATGCTGGTTTCGATGTAGATGGTAACGGTAAAATTGAAGGTGCAGAGAAAAACACTGTAAAAGTTGACATTGATTTAGATAGCAATTCATCTTATACATTCGAATTATCTGCTAAAGCAGTGACGGATTTAGCTGGCAACGTAACTGCTGATACAGTGACTTTCAATGTAACAACAGGCGTGTTTGAAGCTACACCAGAAACACCTACAGATTCATTAGTATTTGGAGCTACTCCAGTTGTTGTAACAGATAACAATGTATTCACTGTTGAATATGCTGCAGATGTAACGGCAACAGCAACAAATGCTGCTAACTACAAACTAGGAGGAAAAGAGCTTCCTGCTGGTACGCAACTTCAATTTGTAGATGGTACTAAAAAAGTAAGATTCACTTTACCTGAAGGTTCTATCACAGCTAATGGTAATTATGTACTTGAAGCTAGCAATGTAGTAGATACAAAAGGTAACACTCTTAAAGGTGGAAAAGTTTCAACGCAAGTAACACTTAAAGAAAATATTGTACCTGTTGCTACTAAAGTAACTGCAGTAGATAGCAAAACATTTACAGTAGACTTCTCTGAAAACATTGCTGACCAAGCTGCACCAACAGGTGTAACTGTTAAAATTGCAGGCTCAACTGTAGAACTTGCTTCTGCTACAGTAGCTGGTGGTAAACTTACAGTAACAACTAAAGCTGACTATGCATTAACAGACAGCATTGTAGTTGAATTCAAATCAACAAACCTAGTTGATGCTAATAACAATAAAGTAAAAGACGGTTCTATTGCAAAATAATTAAATCGTTCATTGAAAAGCCCTGTGGAGAGGTCTCTACAGGGCTTTTTTTATGTTTAAATAAGATCATGCTAATAAGAGAGAAAGACCTCTAGGCAAGGCGAGAGGTTGATTTCCGTTCCGCCAGCGTCCTTTCCAGGGGGCGTCCGATGAGCCGCTTCACTCACTTACGTTCGCTCCAGGGTCTCCTCTGTGACGCTGAATCCCCTAGGAGTGACGCTGGCTCCACTCCAATCAACCATTCTGCAAAGTGTCTTTACTTTTTTTCATAGTAGCATAGCGATCAAATCGCCCATTATCTGTATTCTTAGCGGGGATAAGCTCTTATTTTCAATGAGGAGAAGTGATGCGTGACAACACCTCTTCATAAAACCTTCACTTTATTTGAAAACCTTTGCTAAAAAGGTAACACTTTTGTGGGGTGGAGTGGAGGGCTACTTGACTCCCTTGGGATCGCGAGACAGGCAAAACTCTAAACGGAGCGGTAGCGGAGGAAGCGATTCGGTGCTCGTCCACAGGAAGGCAAGTAGCCTGCAACGGAAATTCATTTTCACTTTTACAAAAATTCTATTGATTGTTTTTTTCACCTCTATGAAAGCCCTGTGAAAATTTCCAAAGGGCTTTTTTAATTAGTTTCTTCTTATTTAATAATGTACCACAGAAGAAACACTCATATTTCAGTAACGATAAGCACAAAATAACAGGTTCTCAACTAAATACATAGCCAGTTGACTGAAACTAACTGTGCATATAGAATGCTTATTTGTAAGGAAATTTGCTCGGGATCGGTCCAAAGGCAATCCAATGATATTTAAAGAATCTGCCCATCAAAAGCACAATCATCCATGTGATGAATAGAGCAAAAATAAAGCCACCAATGCTCCATAGGTGATAGATTATACTATTACCACCAGTACTTATTTGTCTATAAAGGAAAAGGAAAAATGGATGCAATAGATAGATGCCAAATGATACTGTTCCTAGATTGATTAAGCCATTTACAAAAGCTTGGTTCCATTTATCATAGATCCAGAAAGAAAGCTGTAGTAAGACAATACAGGCTGTTACAGATTGTAGCTGGAAAACTAGCTCAAATATGGTGCTGTTCACTATATAGGTTTGTGATGAATAAACAAAGTAATATAAATACACATTATATATAGTAGAAATTAGCCATATACACCACACAAAAAGTATCGTGATAGGGAAATTTTCTTTTTTTAGTTGAAGCCATCCTTTGTATTTTTCAAAATAGATCCCTAAAAATGCTCCTGTCAAGAAGTAAAAGAGATAAGAGAAAGCGATACTCCCTCTATAGGGATACTGCCAAAACTTTACGTTTAATAGAATAAAGACCCATTGAAGAACAAAGCCAATCCAAATTAAATGAGGAGATAGGGCTGGTTTTTTCTTTAAAATATATAGGAATAATGGGAACATAAGATAGAATTGAACAATAATAAAAATATAGTATAGATGTGTATAGGCTTTGCCTAATAATAGTTTCTCTAGAAATTCGACACTAAATAGGGAACGCCATGTGTCTACTAAATCATGTGTCACATAAAATTGCATCGCTGCATAATAAAAGATAGAAAAAAAGAAATAAGGAATGAGTATTTGGGTCACTCTTTTTTTATAAAAATGAATGATAAGCTCCTTTGTTAAATCCTTCTGTATATAATTGTAAAATAAAACAAATCCACTTAAGAAAATAAAAACAGGTACAGCAAATTTAGGGAAAATATTAAAAAACACATAAAATGGATATAGTTTTGAGTCACTAGATAAAGCCGTTACAGGTGTACTAGTAGAATGGATGAGAAGGACAGCTAGAATGGCTAAAGCTCGTGTAATGTTTAATTCATTAATATGTGCTCGCTTCATACGATCATCTCCAGAATATTGTTTATAGTATTGAATTCCCAGAACACTGCCTACATACTCTATTGGTATGCTTGTTCATGCTAATTTAGACAAACTTTGTTGCCTAAATTTGTCTAAAGGGAACAGGTGGGGCGTTCATGAGTTACTATAAAGGACTTATATGTCAGGGAGATGTCAACAATAAAAAAGCTACCACGCTCGCTATGCGTAGTAGCTTTATGTTGTTAATTTGACAACTTCTATAATTATTTTCTGGGAAATAGCATGGAGAAGGAAGCTGGATTAAACACCTTATAATGTAACAAGGATTCTTCCTCTTGCTTGTCCTTTTAGTAAAATAGGTAAAACCTCTGGAAGTTGTTGTAGCGTTACCTCTTGCTGAATGAAATCCTCAAGGTTTGCTGGTTTGAAATCAGTCGCTAAACGCTGCCAAATGTTCAATCGAATGTCCATTGGGCAATAAACAGAATCAACTCCAAGTAAATTCACACCTCTTAAAATAAAGGGAAATACACTTGTAGGAAGCTGTGTGCCTGCTGTTAAACCACTACTTGCAACAGCCCCTCCATATTGAATTTGGCTTAATAAAGAGGCAAGTGGCTCTCCACCAACAGAATCGACAGCAGCAGCCCATTTTTGTTTCCCTAACGCTCTAATCTTTCCATCATAGACCTCTTCACGATTTACAATTGTAGTAGCCCCAAGTGAATGTAAATATTCATGTTCAGATTCTTTACCTGTGCTCGCTTCAACTTGATAACCTAGTGTTGAGAGGATAGATACAGCAAAGCTACCGACACCACCCGTTGCCCCTGTAACAAGAATTTTTCCCTTTTCAGGATGTATACCATTTTCCTCTAACTTTTGAACAGATAATGCAGCTGTAAATCCTGCAGTACCAATCACCATAGCTTCCTTGAGGGAAAGACCTTTTGGAAGTGGTACAATCCATTGAGCTGGAATACGGGCATATTCACTGAAACCACCAAAATGAGATACTCCTATTTCATAGCTAGTCGCAATGACCTCATCACCTGCTTTAAAGCGAGAATCTTCAGAGGAAACAACCGTTCCAGCTAAATCAATGCCAGGAACAAATGGATAAGACGTAACGATTTTACCATCTGGGATAGAGGCAAGACTATCTTTATAATTAATACCTGAATAACTAACTTTAATTAATACCTCACCTTTTGGTAGATCTTCTAAAGTCAACTCGTTCACTTTCACTGTAAATGCCTCATCTTTATTGACTACTAACGCATTAAAATTATCTACTGTCATCGTAAACGTCCCCCTAAAATTTTATTCCATTAAACAGTATCAAAATTATTCTGACCGGTCAATATAAAATTGGATTATAGCGACTCTTCATGTATAATAACTTCTATCAAGTCATCGGAGGCTCCTATGAAAAAGAAAGAGGAAGAACGTAAAAAACAAATTATGAAAGCAGCCTTTAATGCTGTTTCACATTTAGGTTATGATAACGTTACACTACAAGACATTGCGAATCATGCTAACGTCTCAAAAGGGGTAGTTCACTACTATTTTACAAGCAAACAAAACATCTTATTAGAATTACTGGAATCCACTACGAGCAAAATCTACAGCTATGAAATACAAGAAATAGGCAAGCATAAAACGGCTATAGACAAGCTTCAAGCCTACTTAAATGCTGTTTTTGTATCCCCTCAAGAAAATAAAAAATTTTACAGAGTGTATTTAGATTTTTTAGCTCAGGCAAACAGCAATGAAGCGTACAAAAGAATTAACTTAAAATTTTATGAGAATTGCTGGGGAATTGGACAAGAAATTATTGAATTAGGAAAAAGTGAAGGGGTGTTTAGCCCAGACATTGATTCCTTAACCTCTGCAAAAATGATGAGGGCAATGATTGATGGTTCTTTAATTCAATGGTTAACATGTGATATAGAAGAGCAACATCTATTTTATAAAGAAACCTGTTTGAATAGTATTGTGAGAATATTAAAATAGAGGATTGAAAAGTCTTATTACTATTGTAGTAGGGCTTTTTTTGCCGTAAAAAATAAGGAGAATTGAATGATTTTGGAAGTTTTTTATTATTATATTGCATTTATAGATAATATTACCGTCAAAATTTTCGGAAAAAACTATAAAAAAAGAACAGTTTTAATATTTTGTTTAGGAATTTTTTACAAAAATACGCACTAAAAAGGAAAAAAATGTTTTGTTATGCATTGAAATAGCGTTTATGCAATCGTTTATACAAGAATAAATCTATGTTTTTAATAATTTAAACTGTATAAAAATTTAAAATAATGTCGAGTTGAGTCAATGTTGCAATTTCTTTATACTGTGAAAGTAATTATTGGAGAGGAGAAAATATCATGAATAAAGAAGTGACAATTATTGGGGTGCCCATGGATTTAGGTCAAACAAGAAGAGGCGTAGACATGGGGCCAAGTGCTATCAGATATGCAGGGGTAACTGAACGACTTGAGGGCCTTGGTTATTCGATTTATGACGAAGGGGATTTAACGATTGACATCGTACATGAAGATAAAGAGACAGAAGGAAAGACAAACCTAAAAAATTTAAAAACTGTCACAGAAATTAACGAGAAGCTAGGCCAAAAAGTGGATCATGAGATTTCTTTAAATCGTTTTCCTTTAGTATTAGGTGGAGATCATAGTATTGCTATTGGAACATTAGCGGGCGTTTCGAAGCATTATGAAAATTTAGGTGTCATTTGGTATGATGCACATGGCGATCTAAACACAGGTGAAACATCTCCTTCAGGAAATATCCATGGCATGTCTTTAGCTGTAAGCTTGGGCCTTGGACATCCAGCACTTACAAATATCGGAGGCTATGCTCCAAAGGTAAAGCCTGAAAACGTTGTTATCATTGGTGCTCGAGATTTAGATCCTGGAGAAAAAAAGCTTATTAAGGAAATTGGTATTAAAGTATACACGATGCATGAAATTGATCGTTTAGGAATGACGAAAGTAATGTCAGAAACGATTGACTATTTAAAGGAGCGCACAGACGGTGTTCACCTATCATTAGATTTAGATGGACTGGATCCAAATGATGCACCAGGTGTAGGCACGCCAGTAGCAGGTGGTATTAGCTATCGTGAAAGTCATTTAGCTATGGAAATGCTGTCAGAAGCAAATATTATTACTTCAGCAGAATTTGTTGAGACAAACCCTGTATTAGATCAATACAATAAAACGGCTATTGCTGCGGTAGCTTTAATCAGCTCACTATTTGGCGATACATTACTTTAAGCCATGAATAGAAGTCATTTTGTATCCCAGAAGGAAGAACTTTTCTTAAAAAATTAGGTCGCGACAACCAACTATAAGAAAATAGCTCTCCCTATAGTAAGTTTACAATACAATTTAGCTATTCAATAGCCTTTATTTTGTCAGAAAATTGACAGTTCATAAAATATATAAAACAGTTTATCTATTAACATTCAAATTTTAGATTGTTATCTGTTTTGTACGAAAAAAAGAAAGTGCTTACACAGATAATGAATGTAAGGAGTTTTTTATGGCAGCAGAACAATATGAATTAAAAAGAAGTATGAAAGCAAGACACTTATTTATGATTTCACTTGGCGGATGTATTGGAACTGGTTTCTTTCTTGGATCAGGCTACACGATTAACCAAGCTGGGCCAACTGGTGCCATCCTAGCTTACTTAGTAGGCGGAGCAGTTATGTATTTAACAATGCTATGTTTGGGTGAATTGTCTGTTGCTATGCCGGTATCAGGTTCATTCCAAACGTACACAACGAAATTTATCGGTCCTGCTACTGGTTTTGCCGTTGGATGGCTGTACTGGCTAGGTTGGGCAGTAACGGTTGCTCTTGAGTTTTTAGGGGCTGGACAACTTATGCAAAGATGGTTTCCTGATTCGCCAGTATGGATGTGGTGTCTAATATTTGCTGCACTGCTCTTTGTATTGAATGGTTTATCAGCAAAAGCATTTGGTGAAGCGGAATTTGTCTTCTCCAGTATTAAAATTTTAGCAATCATTATGTTCCTTGCGGTTGGTGGAGCGGCTATGTTTGGGCTAATCGATATGAAAGATGGAACAAATGCCCCATTCCTTTCTCATTTTTATGAGGGAGGACTATTTCCAAATGGCGTAACAGCACTGCTTATTACAATGATTACGGTGAATTTTTCATTCCAGGGTACAGAATTGATTGGTATTGCTGCTGGGGAGAGTGAAAATCCTGAAAAGACCATCCCTAAATCTATTAAACAAACAGTTTGGCGTACGTTATTCTTCTTTGTCTTTTCGATATTTGTACTTGCAGCGATGATTCCAATGGATAAAGCAGGGGTTGTTGAAAGTCCATTTGTTGTTGTATTAGATAGCATAGGGATTCCGTATGCAGCGGATATTATGAATTTTGTTATCCTAACAGCTTTATTATCCGTTGCAAACTCAGGCCTTTATGCCGCGACACGTATGTTGTTTTCTCTTTCCGTCGAAAAAATGGCAAGCCCCGTTTTAGGCAAGGTTAATAAAAGAGGCATCCCAATGAATGCATTACTGATTACACTCGCAGTAGCTGGTTTGTCATTACTGTCAAGTGTATTTGCTGCTAATACAGTATTTGTGTGGCTTTTATCTCTAGCAGGCTTAGGAGCACAAATTGGTTGGATTGCGATTACGGCTTCCCAAATTGCATTTAGACGCTCCTACATACGTCAAGGAGGAAAAGTAGAGGATTTAAAATTCAAAGCACCATTGTATCCAGTGATCCCTATTTTAGGTTTATTAGCGAACTGTATCGTTATGGCAAGCTTGGCTTTTGATCCAGCTCAACGATTAGCACTCTACTGCGGTGGTGCATTCTTCATTGGTTGTTATATCGTTTATTATTTAAAAGTGAAAAAAGTGACGAACTTAGAAATAAACCAACAAGAAGTCCAATTAAAATTAAATCAAAAAATATATCTTTAAGGTCAAAGAGTAGCCGCTAATGTGGCTACTCTTTCTTAGTGTTGAAAAATTCAATTGAAAGGTAGAAATGGATTTCCGTTGCAGGCTACTTGCTT encodes:
- the rocF gene encoding arginase, whose translation is MNKEVTIIGVPMDLGQTRRGVDMGPSAIRYAGVTERLEGLGYSIYDEGDLTIDIVHEDKETEGKTNLKNLKTVTEINEKLGQKVDHEISLNRFPLVLGGDHSIAIGTLAGVSKHYENLGVIWYDAHGDLNTGETSPSGNIHGMSLAVSLGLGHPALTNIGGYAPKVKPENVVIIGARDLDPGEKKLIKEIGIKVYTMHEIDRLGMTKVMSETIDYLKERTDGVHLSLDLDGLDPNDAPGVGTPVAGGISYRESHLAMEMLSEANIITSAEFVETNPVLDQYNKTAIAAVALISSLFGDTLL
- a CDS encoding TetR/AcrR family transcriptional regulator, whose product is MKKKEEERKKQIMKAAFNAVSHLGYDNVTLQDIANHANVSKGVVHYYFTSKQNILLELLESTTSKIYSYEIQEIGKHKTAIDKLQAYLNAVFVSPQENKKFYRVYLDFLAQANSNEAYKRINLKFYENCWGIGQEIIELGKSEGVFSPDIDSLTSAKMMRAMIDGSLIQWLTCDIEEQHLFYKETCLNSIVRILK
- a CDS encoding amino acid permease, with translation MAAEQYELKRSMKARHLFMISLGGCIGTGFFLGSGYTINQAGPTGAILAYLVGGAVMYLTMLCLGELSVAMPVSGSFQTYTTKFIGPATGFAVGWLYWLGWAVTVALEFLGAGQLMQRWFPDSPVWMWCLIFAALLFVLNGLSAKAFGEAEFVFSSIKILAIIMFLAVGGAAMFGLIDMKDGTNAPFLSHFYEGGLFPNGVTALLITMITVNFSFQGTELIGIAAGESENPEKTIPKSIKQTVWRTLFFFVFSIFVLAAMIPMDKAGVVESPFVVVLDSIGIPYAADIMNFVILTALLSVANSGLYAATRMLFSLSVEKMASPVLGKVNKRGIPMNALLITLAVAGLSLLSSVFAANTVFVWLLSLAGLGAQIGWIAITASQIAFRRSYIRQGGKVEDLKFKAPLYPVIPILGLLANCIVMASLAFDPAQRLALYCGGAFFIGCYIVYYLKVKKVTNLEINQQEVQLKLNQKIYL
- a CDS encoding acyltransferase translates to MKRAHINELNITRALAILAVLLIHSTSTPVTALSSDSKLYPFYVFFNIFPKFAVPVFIFLSGFVLFYNYIQKDLTKELIIHFYKKRVTQILIPYFFFSIFYYAAMQFYVTHDLVDTWRSLFSVEFLEKLLLGKAYTHLYYIFIIVQFYLMFPLFLYILKKKPALSPHLIWIGFVLQWVFILLNVKFWQYPYRGSIAFSYLFYFLTGAFLGIYFEKYKGWLQLKKENFPITILFVWCIWLISTIYNVYLYYFVYSSQTYIVNSTIFELVFQLQSVTACIVLLQLSFWIYDKWNQAFVNGLINLGTVSFGIYLLHPFFLFLYRQISTGGNSIIYHLWSIGGFIFALFITWMIVLLMGRFFKYHWIAFGPIPSKFPYK
- a CDS encoding NADPH:quinone oxidoreductase family protein: MTVDNFNALVVNKDEAFTVKVNELTLEDLPKGEVLIKVSYSGINYKDSLASIPDGKIVTSYPFVPGIDLAGTVVSSEDSRFKAGDEVIATSYEIGVSHFGGFSEYARIPAQWIVPLPKGLSLKEAMVIGTAGFTAALSVQKLEENGIHPEKGKILVTGATGGVGSFAVSILSTLGYQVEASTGKESEHEYLHSLGATTIVNREEVYDGKIRALGKQKWAAAVDSVGGEPLASLLSQIQYGGAVASSGLTAGTQLPTSVFPFILRGVNLLGVDSVYCPMDIRLNIWQRLATDFKPANLEDFIQQEVTLQQLPEVLPILLKGQARGRILVTL